The genomic interval TCTTTTCCCAGTCCCTAGAACACCACTCAGGACTCAAGAGACACTGGGAAATTCTTAATgtagaatcaaatgaaaaatgaacaCAGGATACACCATGGTCAATGTCGTGATTCTCCAAAGTCATGCTGTTCTAAACCCGactgctttcttctcttttctcctttctccaggGAAGTTCCACATTTATCTGGGAAAGTGGTAATGAATCCTGGGGTAGACATGGCGGTTGGGTGGAGAGGTCATGGGAGAAATCTGGAATCTCTTTCCTGATAAACTTGGtactctgggctggggatgtggctcaagaggtagcgcgctcgctggtgctgggttcaatcctcaacaccatataaaaatagaataaagatattgtgtccacctaaaactaaaaaataaatattaaaaaaataataataaacttggTACTCTGAACTGGAGGGATGTGGGGGAGGGTGTTGAATTTAAGGGACTTGGCAGGCTTCCCTAGGTTTCCAAATGAGACCTTGACTCTTCTAAACCTTTTAGTGGAAGTGGGGAAGGCCTCCTGAATTGGAACCAGTAGCCAGACTGGTGCAGAGCAGAGCCTCATAGGGAACCCTTGCCTGGCCCCTTCAGGGATCTGAGGGGAAGGTGCTTTATTAACACCCACCTACCATCACCCCTGTAGGCCCAAGGGGAAGCAGGAACCAAGCAACTGTACCCTCTGAGAGAACCAGTCTGGGGTGGTTAAATGATGCCTGAGTAGAAACAAACCCTTTCCAAAGAAGCAAATTTCTAGTTTAAGTGTCAGAGACACAGGAGGAAGCAGGCAGCAAGAGTTTCAAGGACAGGTACTCACGCTGAGGTCCTCGTTGAGGGCACAGGCCTCTAGCACCTCCCCGTACAGCTGGGTGTCAAGAGTCTTCCCGAAGAGGATGTTGTCTCTGATAGTGGCAAACTGGATCCAGGGTTCCTGGGTGGCCAGGCCAAAGCCCTTGGATAGCCCCCACACTGCCACCTGCCCATGCAGCCTAGAGAGAGTCAAGTCAGCAACATGGGGACTAGCTCCCCACTGGGTCTcaccctgcccagcctctgcctcccagaAACTTCCTCAGACAGCTGCCTTCTACACAAAGTTACCCTTAGTGTTACATGACTGAGTTGATGCCCTCTGAGGTTGAGGGGTCCTAATGAGGCTGTCGGCCCATTCTGGCCTGGGAAGAAAGAAACTGCTCTTTGGCTATAGGCAAGCAGCTACCATGTCTATGTGCTCTGGAGCTCAGAAAAGAGTGGGGCACCACACTGTACTCATTCTCACCTGAGAACCACATTATCTGAAAGAACAGGTGACATTGGATggtttttctatctttttatggCACTCTGATATATGAATGATGACACAGTTGAATTCTTGACAATTCAAATGCCTTCCCTTTTCCAGACTAAAACCTCTTTCAGGAAAGGGGTCATATCTTGTCCTTTTGGTACCCCTGGCCCCCCAAAAGATGTCTGATACTCAGCAGGGGCTCAGTAGGTATTTACTAAAGGAGAGCAGAGGACAGCAGACACGGGAGGTCTATTACCTGTGCAATTCCCCAGCAATGGCAGCCAGCAATGAGGTCTTTCCACAGCCTACCTTCCCCACGATGCCCACCAGCATACCCTGCAAAGAAATCAATCACAGTCAGTACCTGTAGTTTGCAGAGGGAGGACAGAGGGGTAGTGGTAGTGGTCTCCCTCTTGAAGCTCTAGGCTGTTAATTCTCCCACTTTTTTGAGGCTTCTCTCTAGGTCCTAGGTAGTGTGCAGGGAAAAGAATTTTCCACTTCACAGGAGAAGTGCACTCAGGGCCTGCCTCCCTGTCTTATCTAGAGAAGCAGGTTTACATGCTCCACTCAGAGTTATTCTGTTCCACAGGCTGAGTGAAGGTCCTCTGAGGGGGAAAGCAGTTTGcagagagaatgagaggaaaCTATCTTAAGAATTCCAGGTATACTCCAAGGCAGGCATCCCAGAATGGGTAAGGGAAAGACTCGAGAAGCTTTGGATCCAGGCTTTGGATCCATGCTGGGCTGCTAAACCTTTCACCAGATTTCCAAAAACCATGGGCAAAAGGTGTCCTTTTCTGTGatttgagtttatattttgttctctcTTCATTTCTTAATTGTAACATACATTCAAAAAGCTATCTTCctgctgaaaaaagaaaaagatccttTAGACATGGGCCAGGGTCTTAGAagctcctttttatatttttggtactggggattgaaaccaggggtgcttatcaagagccacatccccagccctttttatttcttattttgattttatttatttatttatttattttaaaaagagagagaggtagagagagagagaatttttaatatttattttttagttttcggtggacacaacatctttgtatgtggtgctgaggatcgaacctgggccgcacgcatgccaggcaagcgtgttaccgcttgagccatatccccagccctatttcttattttgagacagtgtctcgctaagttccttagggctttgctaagttgctgaggttggttttgaacttgggatcttcctgctttggcctcctgagctgttgagattacagggaatgccaccatgccctgcttcaGAAGCTCCACTTGTCTGTGATGCCCTATAATGCCAGCCAGACTTGACCCATCTGCAAATGAGCACTAGACTCATCTGTGACCTTTCCTGGGATTGTGGGATCAGGTCCCAGAGACAGCTTCTCCCTCTTGCTGGATGCAGCCTGTAAATGGGAGGGCTCTCTGCAGTCACACCTCTTGCCCAATGGAGAGTGGGTCCACAGAGAGAATAAGGCAAACACACACAGCAGCagacagaagagagaaaactctgcAAGTTGAGGCCTGGTCCTGAACTGTTTCTTAGATCTGGTTGCATTCTTGCCTTTGGATTCTACAATTCATCTCTATATCCTTATTACAAATTCTTGTTTGCTTAAGCTAGCTCCAGTAGGTTTCTATGacttacatattaaaaaaaaaaagtcttaaccCAGTAGTAAAATTCCTTTGAAAAATTCCAGCCTTGTCTTGCCTGAACTAAGagggaaaacaaaacatacaacCCAAGCCAGAAATGTGAGCCAAATGTGGTGTAGGCAATTCAGCCATCACTGTAGAACTCTGGGTTGAGCTATGAGGCAAGGGGTTGGACAGAGGTCAGGAGAAAGTGAAAAACTCAGGACTGGGATGAACAGGAGCCACCTTTTCTACCAGAAATTTTCCTGTTGTAAGCTCTTAACTTTGACTATGTAGAATGCCCAAATCATAAGGCTTAACTACTTTTCACTAGACTCGGTAGAGGCTCATCTATCCCCTTTGTAAAATCTTTCATTGAAGGGGTTGCTGGGCCTTTCCCCCAGGTCCCCAGCCTGGGGAGATGCTGAATAAATCGTGGGGTCCATTCTGAACTCTGCAGCCAGTGAAGGACAAAGGGAAGCAAAAGTACTCATTGGTCTGGATTGGGAGGATGTGAGCTGCCTAAAGACCATGGAGAGGTATAATTACTCTGGAAAACTGTGTGTGGGGAAGTGAAATCCAGAGATAAGGTGTTGCTctgtacagtggcacatgcctaaattctcagggactcaggaggcagaggcaggaggttaagaagtttaaggccagcttcagcaacttagtgagaatcctgtctcaaaataaaaaataagaagggctgcagatatagctcagtgctagagcatcCTGGGTCCAATCTTTAGTACTgctagaataaaaacaaaagcaaaatagatGAGGTGTCATCCCTTAGGCTGGAACCTGCTCATCAAACCCCTCCACTCCTTTCCTCAACCATTAGAGCTGAAAGGACATCCAGCTATGATTGGCTCAGCCCTTGTTTATTTGTCACCGAGTTCCCATGTCCCTCATAATCTGGGGACTCTCCCAGGATACTTGTCCAACAAACCTTTTTCACTTCAAGGTGACTAATGAAGGTCTCCTGGCTAGTTCCAGCTGGGTCCCAGGAAAACAAGGCTTCATGCAACTCTAACACTGTAGATGGCTCTGTAGGGGGATCTGAAAAGACAAGAAACCACTTATCTTAGGATCCTAGTCTATCATCAACCTGCCTGGATGGGAAGGGTATATAGGGGGCATGTCATCTGCCCTCATCTACCTGCCAAAAGTAATTCAATCTCAGTCTGGCTCCGCTCTACCCACCCCCCACAGCATCTATGTACAGTGCCCAGGTGGTTACATCCTGCTGCTTCCCAATACCTGAGCTGTAGTATGCCTGGGGATTGTGATTTGGAAGGTCAAGGAAACGCTGGATCCGCACCAAGGACACTTTGGCCTCCAGGAGGCCATTGATGACCCAAGGGAAGTTGTTGAGGGGAAAAATGAGCATGCGCACCAATGCCAGGGCTGTGAACACCTGAGTGGGGTGAAAGGGGAGAAGGTATCACCCAAAGCCTGGGAACTACCTGAGAGCCTGCTTTTCTGAAGGCCCTGTGGACAGGTCTATAGAAGAAAGAACAGAGTAGGAGAGCTAAGGGGTTGACTGGGGAGTCCTTGGGTTATAAACTCCTCTAGGGATCCAGGTTGCatttttgttggtgttttttttttctttttttttggggggggggagtggtacaggggatggaacccaggacctcatacactCTTAAGCACATGTTCCATCACTGAGCTCCACCCTAGCCCTCCAGGCTGTATCTTTACAGATGCCCAGGCCCAGCTCACTCGAGACCTCAGAATTTCTAACTGGTAATAATACCTGGCCCTGACCAGATCCAACACTggattatggattttttttccccaaggtcaTTAGGCTGAGGATAAAGAGATCTAACTGTAAGCCTGGATCTGACAGGAAGTTGCAGTAGAAGGaagagtagaggaagaaaaggagttcCTCCACAGAGGTAAGGCTTATATCTCCaaggtctcaaaaaaaaaaaaaaaaaatcacagtgtcCCCTTGGCTGGGAAGGGATAAGGCAACCAGGgatcttccttctttctttcagagCCAGCACTGAGGGCCTGAACAACATTTCCACTCTACCGCAGTCTCCTCGCCACTGCCTTCCCCTGTGCCTTCCTAGAGCTATCCCCTCCCTTCTCAGCCCTCACCTTGGTAGCAGTGAGCTGGTGCCCCATAAGGACATAGGtaatgaagatgatgatggtgatgacaaCCGGCAAGGCGGCCCACAGGTATACACAGGCTGCGTCCAGGTATTTGATGACTCGGAGTCTTCCCAACTCTCGAGCCCGGTAGGCTTCAACTCGGGCCCCCAGTGCCTTCTCCCACCCAAAGAACTTGATGACTCGAATGCCACTTAGCAGTTCTGTCACAAGCTAGAGACAGGGGATAAGAGAGCAGTGTGAAGTAAAGACACTGCTCATGTGTCTGCTCCTCTGTTTGGATGCTGGGTGGGGTCAACAGATGGCTGAGTGATCCTGGAAGCTCCTCACCTTAACCCGTGCATCCTTATGCTGTAGCATCTCCTGGTTGCTGGCCATGATGCGGGTAGCAATCACTTTGTTGACAGGTACCAGCAGCAGGGCCAAGACCAGACCACCCACAAAGGCCAAGCCCACCTGGTTGTACAACAGATAGAGAGTGATGGCCAGCTGCAGGGGCAGGCCCCAGGCCTCATGGAAGCTGCTGGCAAAGTTTAGTAGCCGCTCAGAGTCAGTGCCTAGTAGGTTGAGGGCCTCCCCAGCAGGAGGACGACTGGGCCCCAGCTGTAAAGTCTTGCGGTATAGGATGTTCAGCACAGCCCCCCGTGCCTGCAGTGTCACCTTGCGTACCTCATACCCATATTGATTCTGTAGCACAGCACCCAATACCGCCCCACTAGCTAGCCCAAGGGCATAGAGCAAGCCATGGCTTAGTGGCTCTTGCCCTTCCTCAAGGAATCCCACCAGCAGGGAGAGCAAAAGAGGCCCTGAGAATCCCACCATGGTTCCCACCAGCTTGAGCAGTCCAAGTGCCAGGTAACGCCGCCCAAAGGCTCCATATAGGGCCCTCCACAGCCGGGCACCCTCTTGCCAGTGTGCCTGAAAGGCCCGGGCCAGGTAGGCTGGATGCAGCCTGCGAGGGAGATGGCAAGTGTCTTGGGGCTGCCggagctctccctgggccccaCGGGCCAGCAAGGGTGCCAGCCAGGCATAGGAAAAGCGTGACAGCCAACTCTCCCCATCTTCAGACACCTCGGGTTCCTGATCCTCAGAAGACAGGAAGGGCTCTTGAGTCCAGGGTTCTTGTGGCCCCCTCGGGGCTGCCCAGCCCAGTCCATAGGCCAAGATTGCTGCCAGCTGCAAAATGAGAAGACAGAGGCGGGCCAGGGGACCTGGGAGAAATGGGGGCAGCAATGTGCCCTTCTGGCAATGCCAGAGCAAGGTCAGCACTAGGGCTGGAGCTGGCAGGAAGGCTGCCAGAGCTAAGGTCAAGGGTCCCCGGGTGAGGCCATGAGGGGAATGAGCTAATGTCCACAGAGCCAGGCTGTGGCTGAGCCAGGCCATAGCTGCCACACACCCTGCCAGAACCTCCAGCCCTATGGGCCCTGGGCCTGCTCCTGGTGGCAAAGCAACTGGAAGGAGATCAAACAGTGGGAAGATGGAGAGTAGGAAAGAAGTTGCAATTCGGAGGTACCATCCAGGATTGCAGGGTAAGTTGTAGTTTGGATTCCTGGGAacaaaggggaagagagaaaagaaggcatGTCATGGCTCAGGGCCCAGACATGCCCCGCACCTACAGGGAATGAACTCCCTCTCTTGCCTTGCACATAGTATCCTTACATCCCCCTCTGACTTCAccttggaacccagggccttgtctcCCAGGAAGCCTTCCCAAATTGATCCATACCATTTCAGAATTCATTCTTTCACCACAGGTATTAACAATTTTGAGTTAAGGATGTACTTACCATGAAggctataattagaaaaaaaaatgcaaacttccACACAAATAACAGTATCagatacaatatttatttttataagtgtcAACCTgctaggcgtggtggcacatgcctgtaatcccaatggctcaggaggctgaagcaggaggatctcaaagccagtctcagcaatggtgaggcactaagcaactcagtgagaccctgcccttattttatttgtttatttttatgtggtgctgaggatcgaacccagtgcctcacacatgccaggcaagtgctctgccgctgagctacagccccagcccaagaccctgtctctaaatacaaaaaagggctggggatgtagctcagtggtcaagtgcccctgagttcaatccccagtaccctcccccccaaaaaagtatcaACCTAAGATTATCCTTAAACTCACCTAAAACATTATGagataaatacaaaattttcttACAAACAGCTTCTATATTCTAATAGAAGAGCCCAAATTTTATAAAGCCtcagaatattatattatttgtcTTTCTACATGGTAAAAAGGGGTGTGGATTAATTTGTGATTCATTTAGCTGAAGAAAAATGGCTTTTCAGTTTTGTCTCTATCTTCTGGgcatagaaaatttttttttaatttgaataatcaAAGAGTCCACATTAATAATCAATAAAGAGCCGGGCATGacagtgcacacctataatcccagtggttcaggaggctgcaAAATGAGAAGACAGAGTAGGGCCAGGGGCCCTGGGAGaaatgggaggatcacaagttcagcaacgtaggcacttagcaactcagcaagaccctgttctaaataatatatataaaaaagggctgggaatgtggctcaagggttaggcactcctgtgttcaatcctcagtaccaaaaaaaaaaaaaaaagaatcaataaaggaaaacaaacctGCAGACATAATATCAGAATGCCTTGAAGGTCATATAAAAAGAGGACTAAATATGCCATGCCCTTTGTTAGCAGAGCTAGATTACTGAAAATGTTTAGCTGGAAACTAAAATACTTTGAGTtttcttaaatgtcccccaaatgaAGTTAGATGGAGGGGTTTTAGATTGGAATCAAAATCAGCCTCTAAAGTatggggggaagaaaaagaatgcaGAGCCCAAGATCATTTTAACCAGTGGCCTATCCTTGGGCAGGTCTCTTTCCCTCCCTATCTCACTTTCCTCTTAGGTACAAAGAGCAATGAGGAGCAACACCCAAAGCTCTCCCATCTCCTTTCCTGAGATTCCAGATCTCTCTAATCCTTATCAGCAAAGCACAGATAGGTGAGTGACAGCCACAATCTCAATTAAGTACAAGATGGTTTTTCTACCTTCTCATTAGACTGTGAGTTCCCAAAGGACAATGccaatttttgtttgcttgtttttggtactgggaattgaacccaggggtgcctagccactgagccacatccccagccctttttgtgtttattttgagacagggtctcgataagttgctgagactggctttgaacttgtgattctcctgcatcagccttctgagccactgggattacaggagtgtgccaccaggcccccaattttttgttttgagatgagaACTCAATGCGTTGTACAggatggttttgaactcctgggctcaagtaatcctGTCCAAGTAATTGAGatttacaagcatgcaccactgtgccaggccaaGACTGTGCCAATTTTTAATAGTGCCTTCTCTGAACAAGCAGCAGAAGTCTGTGCTGACTAATCTGCTCTAGCTTTTTGTCTTGTTTCATGTAAGAGACAAATCAGAATTCCTCCCCAACCAAGCAGGTCTGCTGCTTTTCCTACCAAGGCAGGGATTCATCAGTTTCCTAATACCTCTTGGATAGAGACACTTTTCTCTCTATCAGAGTAGGAACTCCCAAAGGCTGAGATCAGACTGTACTCCTGCTTTTTCAGCAGCCAGAGAGAGACTACCTTTGGCTGTCTGTAGTGATCCAGGAACAAAACTCAAAATCAAAGTGAGTCTAGCACCCACACCTTTCAGTTCTAAACCTGGGAAGCCTTAAGGTCTCCTCTGCAGCTGAGTCTAAATATGCTCTTCTTAGCCTAGTAATACTGAGGTTGCATGGATGGAAGTAGTAGAAACTTAAACACAAGTCATTCTTcttgggctgagaatgtagctcagtgggagagttcctgcctagcatgtatgaagccctagTTTGATCCCCAGGATTGCAattaagaacacacacacacacacacacacacacacacacacacgtcatcTTTCTTAGAACACTGTTCACCTAATTCATGTCAGTTGTATTTGAGTATCTTAAAATCTACAACAGGAATTTCTCCCATGCTTTGGGCCTTTAATATATACTAAGTACTGCACTATACGTTTAAATGCATTATTTAATTTAACCCTCTCGACAATGCTGAGACTAAGAGAAGGTAGATAATTTGCCCAAGAATAGCCACATTGCTAAGTGGTAACACTTGAGCTTTTACATCTGTCTTACTCCAAAGATCTCGAAATTCTGGTGACACTGAGGGGAGATGTGGGTTGCGGGTTAAGTCTGTACGCACACACTGGACAGAAATCTTGCAGCCCTCTCTACTCACCGCGGGGTGCCCAGATGACAGGCACTGAGCACCGCGAGAAGCGTGTGGGGAAGGACGCTGAGCACCAGCTGAGTGAAGCAGTGGCCCGTGGTGTTCCCCTCCCACAGCGGGAGTGGCCGCGCAGTGCTGGTGCCGCACAGCTGAGCCAGGACCCGCTCCACCGACATTTCACCAGAGCGGAATGCTGAGCTAAAAACCAGGAAAGAGAGCTCGTCCAAGGGTACGTCCCAATCGAGTTTCCCCGCCCTGTCCCCGCCCCTCGATCCTGACCCTCCCCTCACTCCCGCCCCAGGCCAGACCCCGCCCACTCTCGCGGTACCTCAgaggatgaaaaagaaatttcactTCCCAGAGTTGGCTGATTTCTGGTCAGGTCCGCTACTCAGCTCAACTCTTCCCACTCCTGTGACTGTCTTCTCCCAGTGATCCGGAACCTCAAACCTAAAGAAGTTGCTTTCCGCCGGATTCCGATACCTCAAGTACAGGTGGATGGAAAAGAACGTGTGGCTGATCAGGCTTCTCGGGCAGGCTCGGCGGGCGCCCCCTAGAGTTGGGAAGACTTACCAGATCGTGTTAGCTCCCCCTTGGCAGGGCTTCTACGCGCGCTTGCGCACCGCTTTCCTCTCGGTGCGGTTTCTGTACACGTGTTCCGCTGCCATCGTACAGTTGTACGGGCCTTGCGTGTGGGCTGGTCTGCTACCTAGCGCAGGTTCATTTTACACCGTCTCACTTGGAATATTCGCTCCTATCCACTCACTGCTTACTAGATGGCACAAGCATTTCACTTAAATGCTTGTAACTTACAGAGCTGAGGTCCAAACGTGCCTGCTACAGTAAGAGGTAACGCTGCTTTAAAACGTTtacaaacatttatatatatatatatatgactatggCCGCGCaggttggtgcacacctgtaatcccagcggctgaagaggctgaggcaggaagattacaagttcataagcaaacctcagcaatttagcgaggctccaaacaacttaaggagacccagtgaggggaaaaaaaattaaagggactaggtaagtggctcagtggttaagcgtccctggattgaattcctggtacaaaaaaaaaaaaaaaaggactcataCGTAAGCAGTGTTGAGAGAGTTGTCTAATAGAGTGCTTAGGGCAAGTGCTTACAGCAAGTGCCTTGCCTAGAGTAGTACTCCAAAAAATAGTTTAGAATACAAGCTTTAGAGTTGGGTAGATggacttgggttcaaatcctgaccACAACAATTTTTAGCAGTGTGATGCTAAGCAAGTTATTTCtgtatcattgttttattttccaggtaTGTATATTGGTAGCTATTTCACACAAGTGTGTGCAGCACATGAAGAAAAGTAGCCCTGTAACAGGGGTCCACTCCCTGCTTTGAACCTACCCTTGCTGATCTGCCCCTgcagctttttgtttgtttgtttgtcttgttttttagttatacgtgggcagaatacttttattttttatggggtgctgaggattgaacccagcgcccgcgtgtgctaggtaagcgctctaccgctgaaccacaactcTCCCCCCACACCacagcttattttaaaactgacacGTTTTttcacctctctcttcccctccctaacCATGTGGGAAGCAAGATTAACCTTTTTCCCCTTCTAGGCCaaattatctgtccttgagttcACACACCACAGGAATGAAGGAATCCAGAAACtggcaccagaagatctaagAAACAGCTAACTAGTAAAGTATGACTCTAGATAGTGCACAGTTTTtgaatcacctttttaaaaatcctgttttCTGACCCTTAGAATCACAGACTCTGGGACAGAAATacactgtgtttctcctttgtagcaaaataaaaactttattccTTTTCCTCATTACTGTATTGGCATTAGGGACAAGGACCCAGTGTTTGGTAGCAGCTCAACGAATAACAACTATGATTACTACATTCAATCTCAACTAGAAGCCTGTTTTTTCTCAATGTCAGGATTAATGttcctattttgaaatattaaaagatgaaaatttgcATTTCACAATCTTTAATAAATAACACATCATCTGGGCAATGACTACTAGTGGCTGCTAATgcacaaaaacagaaacaacctgACATTATGTGTTtctgaatgaaaaacaaaatatttgtaccAAAAACATAGGCTGAATCCAAGTAAGTCACTAGGTCTGATACCAAAAGTTCCCTCCTCGTCTCCATTGTCAATTCAATAGCAAGGacaaagttttgagaaaaaggaaaatgttttactgatttttttttaaagaaagagaaagagagaatttcaatatttatttttcagttttcagcatacacaacatctttgtttgtatatggtgctgaggacgaacctgggccacacgcatgccaggtgagtgtgctaccgcttgagccacatccccagcccctgttttactgatttgctagcaaagaaacacagggaactcctatcccagaggctgtgattctcccCGCCATGGAGAATACAGGTTTTTTTAagatcttgttttgttttgttttgatactgggagtgaatccaggggcactcaaccactgagccacatctcctcagccctattttatacttaaaggcagggtctcactaagttttttagcatctcacagttgctgaggctggctttgaacttgtgatcctctttctcagcctcctaagtagctgagatatcaggcatgcaccaccatgcctggcagaacagagtttttaaaagacaaatccAAGCTGCCCAGGCCAGCACCAAActcgtgaccctcctgcctcagcttcccaatgggttacaggcatgcatctcAATGCCCAGCTCATTTGGTATGTTTTTGAAGTTCACCAATGTTGTAACATGTAACAGTAATTTAccttttacaaaaggaaaaaataaaacccagctATTCTTGTAGGAGATAGATGAGGAGGACATgcaagacagcaggaaacagttttatttggctgcagtcAGGTTCAGAAGTCAAAGCTCTCTCTGTAATCAGTTAATTCCCCTggcagtttcagaactttatacccagcgtGTAAAGGGAGGGGCTCataagttcacagtctgcagaagttctcTACAAAAACAGttctttctttcactgttctgggcaagttaatcCTTCAAGGACAGTGCCTGAGAAAGGGAGAacttctccccttccttctctcctctggTTAGCTGTTACCAAGGACCCAATTAGTatcctcttctctttgaaatgtaaagATCTCTGTGAAGCTCTGGCCCAAGGCCAGAGGCCTCATTAAAGAatatggctggggttgtagctaagcagtagagtgctagcctagcatgtgcgaggcgctgggttcatcctcagcattacataaaaataaattaaataaaggtattgtgtccaactacacctaaaaaataaatattaaaaaataactttgtcTTTCTTATCTCACTTTGCATTGCAAACACACTTCCAGCTTGAAAACTTTTTACAAACTATTACAAATATTGTTACTATAATAGAGtccataaatgtttgtgaaaaactagtaaaggggtgTTCAGTACCTGGAATGCTGATCTCCTTCAGGCCTGTGGCCAAATTTAATTATTGTAAAATAGAGCAAAAGGAAATAGGAAACTTAActacactgaactcttttgcagagatccttttgctgatagtcctaagaTCAATTATAGTGATTTTCTGTGGAAGAGCAGGTGCCAATACAATGTTAAGCTACTAAAGGAATCTTCCTCCCCAGATAAATGGAGATACTTTTAGccataatttctaattttgtaaGGGACCGGCAAACaacg from Ictidomys tridecemlineatus isolate mIctTri1 chromosome 8, mIctTri1.hap1, whole genome shotgun sequence carries:
- the Abcc10 gene encoding ATP-binding cassette sub-family C member 10 isoform X4, which gives rise to MSVERVLAQLCGTSTARPLPLWEGNTTGHCFTQLVLSVLPHTLLAVLSACHLGTPRNPNYNLPCNPGWYLRIATSFLLSIFPLFDLLPVALPPGAGPGPIGLEVLAGCVAAMAWLSHSLALWTLAHSPHGLTRGPLTLALAAFLPAPALVLTLLWHCQKGTLLPPFLPGPLARLCLLILQLAAILAYGLGWAAPRGPQEPWTQEPFLSSEDQEPEVSEDGESWLSRFSYAWLAPLLARGAQGELRQPQDTCHLPRRLHPAYLARAFQAHWQEGARLWRALYGAFGRRYLALGLLKLVGTMVGFSGPLLLSLLVGFLEEGQEPLSHGLLYALGLASGAVLGAVLQNQYGYEVRKVTLQARGAVLNILYRKTLQLGPSRPPAGEALNLLGTDSERLLNFASSFHEAWGLPLQLAITLYLLYNQVGLAFVGGLVLALLLVPVNKVIATRIMASNQEMLQHKDARVKLVTELLSGIRVIKFFGWEKALGARVEAYRARELGRLRVIKYLDAACVYLWAALPVVITIIIFITYVLMGHQLTATKVFTALALVRMLIFPLNNFPWVINGLLEAKVSLVRIQRFLDLPNHNPQAYYSSDPPTEPSTVLELHEALFSWDPAGTSQETFISHLEVKKGMLVGIVGKVGCGKTSLLAAIAGELHRLHGQVAVWGLSKGFGLATQEPWIQFATIRDNILFGKTLDTQLYGEVLEACALNEDLSILPAGDQTEVGEKGVTLSGGQRARIALARAVYQEKALYLLDDPLAAVDADVANHLLHKCILGVLSHTTRLLCTHRTEYLERADLVLLMEAGHLVRAGPPSEILPLVQAVPKAWAENGQEPDSAKALSVQDPEKTKEGLKVEQNESGRLLQEESKKEGAVALHVYCTYWRAVGQGLAFAILFSLLLMQATSNAADWWLSHWISQLRAARNSSEEMLASTSPGSPRLFSAQLLLFSPGSLYTPVFPLPKAAPNGSSDVRFYLTVYATIAGVNSLCTLLRAVLFAAGTLQAAATLHHRLLHRVLMAPVTFFDSTPNGRILNRFSSDVACADDSLPFLLNILLANAAGLLGLLAVLGFGLPWLLLLLPPLGIMYYRVQYYYRASARELRRLGSLTLSPLYTHLADTLAGLPVLRAAGATYRFEEKNQQLLELNQRCQFSSCATTQWLDIQLQLMGAAVVSAIAGIALVQHQQGLANPGLVGLSLSYALSLTGLLSGLVSSFTQTETMLVSVERLEEYSCELPQEPQSRPLQGISWLTQGSVEFQDVVLVYRPGLPNALDGVTFRVQPGEKLGIVGRTGSGHS